The window GTCCTCGGCGTCGGTGAGTGCCTTGTCAACGGAGCGTTGTCCGAAGCGGGGGGAGCCGTAGGCGTAGCCGCCCTTGGCTCCTTTGGCGGCACGGCCTTCGGTGAGGCGTTTGATGATGAGTCCGCGGTCGAGCTGGTGGAAGACGCCACGCATCTGGCGCATGGCGGTGCGCATGGGGTCGGAGACATCGTCCTCGAGGTGTTCGCCGTGGTCGGCGGTGAAGACGCGGCCGCCAATGGCCCATACGTAGGAGAGGACGGCTTCCTGGACCGTCAACTCGCGGGCGAGGCGGTCCAGGTTGGGGGCGATGATGCCGTCCGCTTTGCCGTCGGCGATCCATTGGACGGCGTTCATGAGGCCGGGGCGTTCGTCGAGGAGGGTGGTGCCGGACTTGCCGCCTTTGCTGTCTCCGTCGGTGACCATGTGGACGATGCGCACGGTGGGGGTGGTCTGGATGGTGCCCCACCTGCGGCAGTCGGTTTCTTGGGCGTCGAGGCCGTAACCGTCGACGGCTTGGCCGGCGGTGGAGACGCGGCGGACCAGGACGAGGCGGAGAGCAGGAGTCTGGGGGGTCACGGCCGGACCGTCTTGGCTGCCTCGATCCGGCGGACCTGGTCCCGCAGGATTCTGATCGAAGTGTCAGGGATCGCACCCTCGATGGTCAGCAGCGCGTTCAGCACGCTGTACGCCTGTACGGCGCGGTCTCGGACGATGGCGTGGTCTTCCCCGCCCGGGGTGTCAAGCAGGTCCCGAAGGGCGGTGAGCAGTTCGCGCGTCTTGCCGCGCACCTTGGAGTTCTGAGCCGTCGCCATGGCCCGACTGTACACATCTAT of the Streptomyces sp. NBC_00878 genome contains:
- a CDS encoding recombinase family protein; this encodes MTPQTPALRLVLVRRVSTAGQAVDGYGLDAQETDCRRWGTIQTTPTVRIVHMVTDGDSKGGKSGTTLLDERPGLMNAVQWIADGKADGIIAPNLDRLARELTVQEAVLSYVWAIGGRVFTADHGEHLEDDVSDPMRTAMRQMRGVFHQLDRGLIIKRLTEGRAAKGAKGGYAYGSPRFGQRSVDKALTDAEDENAIAEQMERWRDEDGLGVRAIAARANAEGLPSKRGGKWHPTTVARVLSSQAREQARQQAAKARADRKEQQRRERAARLLAQR